The window ATCGTGGAAGCCCGAGGGGAGACCGGTGAGATCCCCGCCCCGGTTCATGATGGCTTCGACGTAGTCGAAGGTGCCGGGCATCTCGTCATGCAGGCTCGCAAACGAGCTGCGGCTCTGGGCCTTGGAGACCTCGAAGATCCGCGACTCTGCGAAATCGAGCAGCTGGTCGGCGTTGCCGTCTTCGTCGTACCCGGTCTCGGCGATCTCGCTGGCCACCTGGATGAGCCGGCGCTTCACGGCCTTGTCGCGCACGATCCGTGCGTGGTGGGACACGTTGGCGCTGGTCGCGGCGAAGTCCGCGATCTCGGCGAGTGCGACCGGGCCACCGACGGCATCGAGGGTCTTCTCGGTGGTCAGATACTCGGAAAGCGTGATCAGATCGACAGGGCGACGCTCGTCGTGGATCGTGAGCATCGCTCGCAGGAGAAGCTGATGCGACGGGTGGTAGAAATCATCCGGGGAGACATCTTCGAAGATCTCGTGGAAGACGCGCGGATCGAGCAGTAGCGCCGAGAGAACCGATTTTTCAGCGTTCAGGTCATGGGGCGGAACCCGGCCACCGAGCAGGTCGCCCGTGGAAGTCAGGGTTCCATCGCCGCCACCGCGCCGCGGACGTCGCCGCGGCTCGCCCGCGGCCTCGCCATGAAACGGTGTCGCCTCGCCCAAGGATCACCCCCTCCTCGAACGACGCCGGAGGGACGTCGCTGCCGCCGAGTGTACTACGCCTCGGGCGTCGTCGCGGCGGTAACCTTCAGCTTCAGCTTCGCGATCACGTCCCGGTGCAGTTTCACCGGCACTTCGTGATCGCCCAGCTCCTTGATCGGCTCCTTCAAGTCGATCTTTCGGCGATCGATCTCGATTCCCTTGGCCGCCACCAGTTCGGCGATCTGAAGGGTCGTGACCGAGCCGAAGAGCTTGCCTTCTTCGCCCGCCTGGGCCTCGACCTCGAGCCGTAGTTGCTCGAGACGATCCTTGGCTGCGTTCAGGTCCTTGAGCTGCTTGGCCATGTTCTCGGCGATGATGCGCCGATGGTGCTCGAGCTCCTTGACCTTGGCGGCCGTGGCAAAGATCGCCTTGCCCTGGGGGATCAGGAAATTGCGGGCGTAACCGGGTTTGACGTTCACCAGATCACCGGCGTCGCCAAGCCTGGCAATGTCCTCACGTAGGATCACTTTGACCGCCATGCCGTCTCCTAGTTCCCGTGGTGGGGCGCATAGGGCATGAGCGCCAGCTGCCGGGAGCGCTTGATGCCGAGAGCCACAGCGCGCTGATGCTTCGCGCAGTTGCCCGAGATGCGGCTGGGAATGAGCTTCCCTGTCTCGGTGATGAAGTAGCGCAGGCCCTTCGGATCCTTGTAGTCGATCTCGGCATTCGAGTCCGCGCAGAAGCGACAGACCTTCTTGCGCAGCATGCTGCCCTTGGACTTCTTCTGCTTGCGGGCCTTCTTGCGGGCGCGGGCACGCAACCGAGCCTTGACGCTCATGGGACCGCGCTCGCGGCGCTCGCCGTCGCGGTCGCCGTCGCGGCGGAACCCACCGCCACCGCCACCGCCGCGATATCCGCCATCGCCGCCACCGCCACCGCGGGGGCCATCGCTTCGATAGCCACCATCGCCGCGCGGAGCATCGCTACGGGGGGAGTCTGTCTGGGGGGGGCGCGGGGCGTTCGGATCGTCGCTCATCCTGCCGTCTCCTCAGTCTTGGGTTCGGTTTCAGCCGGTGCCTCAGTGGGCTCCGCGGCGGCGTCCGACGTTTCCGCCGGGCTGGCCGCTGCTTCGGCGGGTGCATCTGCAGGGGCGCTTTCGGCCGCTGCTTCAGCGGGTGCATCTGCCGGGGCGGCGTCGGCCGAAGCCTCCACCTCACCGGATTCAGGGGCCACGGCCGGTTCCGGAGGCGGCGGTGCCGCAGCCGCAGCTGCTTGACGTGCTCGCTCCTCCTCGGCCTCGCGTTCGGCGCGCTCTCGGGCGCGCTCCGCCCGAATCCGCTCCTCTTCCGCGGCCTCGGCCTTGCGTGCGTCCACATCGGCCACGGCATCCGTGCGCTGTACGGTCAAGAACCGCAGCACGGATTCGTCGAGCCGAAGTACCCGCTCGAGGGGGGCCACGGCCTTGCCCTCGTCCAGGTAGTAGGTCGTGACGTACCGGCCCTTCTGGAACTTGCGAATCTCGTAGGCCAGGCGTCGCTTGCCCTGATCGTCGTGCAGGAGCCGGTTGGCTCCCTCGCGCTCCAGGACGCCGTCGACGCGTCCGAGCAGCTCAGCGCAGCCCTCGTCGCTGATCTCGGGCTGGACGATGAACGTCGTTTCGTATTCCCGCATATTCCTCCCCTTGGTCGCCCGCGCCACTGGGCCGCGGTGTGCCCCCGCTCTTCCTGAGGCCTGCCGCGGGGGCGGGCGTCATGGCGGGGACCGAGGTGTTTTCGAAGGGGCGAGAGTTAGCAGAACCGGCCCCCGCGGTCACCTCCCCGCTCGGATCAGGAGATTCGGCTCAGGAGATCAGCAGCGCGTGGAGCCGCGTGTCCGGGGTGAGTTCCGGGTGGAAGGTGGCCGCCCACAGATTGGCCTGGCGGATCAGGACCGGCCGGCCCTCGACCCGTGCGAGGGTTTCGACCTCCGGGCCCAGCTCCTCCAGCTGGGGGGCCCGGATGAAGACACAGCGGAGGCCCTCGAGGCCCTCCTTCGCGCCGTCGTCGACGGGTGCCGCAAAGGAATCGACCTGCGTTCCGTAGGCGTTTCGCACCGCTACGGCATCCAGCAGGCCCAGGGTCGGGACCGGATGCTGCTGGACCGCCCGGGCCAGCAGGATCGCTCCGGCACAGGTGCCGAGCACGGGCCGACCGCTGGCTGCGAATTCGCGCACAGGCTCCCATAGAGCGAGCCGATCCATCCCCTTGGAGATCGTCGTGCTCTCGCCGCCCGGCAAGATGAGCGCGGCCAGGCCGTCCAGATCCTTCTCACGAAGGACCGGGACGGCCCGAGCTCCCGCCCTGCCAAGCGCGCGCGCGTGGGCTGCCACGTCGCCCTGGATTGCCAGGATGCCAACCGACGGCGTCACGTCCGCTCCTACCAGCCCCGATTGGCGAGCCGCTCGCTCTCGTCGAGGGTCTCCATTTCGATCCCCTCCATCGCCTTGCCGAGCCCCCGGGAGGCATTCAGCACCTCGGCGGGCTCCTGCCAGTGGGTGGTCGCGTGCACGCAAGCCCTGGCGCGACTCTCCGGATCCTCGCTCTTGAAGATGCCGGAGCCGACGAACACCGCCTCGGCGCCCAGGCTCATGCAAAGCGCGGCATCGGCAGGCGTTGCGATCCCTCCGGCGGCGAAGTTCGGCACCGGCAGCTTGCCATGCTCGTGCACATAACGAACGAGATCGACCGGCGCGCCCATCTCCTTGGCCTGGGTCGCCAGCTCTTCCACACGCAGGGCCTGAATGGCGCGGATGTCGCCGTTCACCTGGCGCAGGTGCCGAACCGCCTCGACGATGTTGCCGCTACCCGCCTCTCCCTTGGTGCGGATCATCGCCGCACCCTCGCCAACCCGGCGCAGCGCCTCGCCCAGATTGCGCGCACCGCATACGAACGGCGAGCGGAATGGAGCCTTGTCGATGTGATGGGCATCGTCGGCCGGTGTCAGCACCTCGCTCTCATCGATGAAGTCGACACCCAGGGCATCGAGCACCTGGGCCTCGGCAAAGTGGCCGATGCGTACCTTGGCCATCACCGGAATCGACACCTCCTTCTGGATGCCTTCGATGATCTGGATCGCGCACATGCGCGCGACGCCGCCCTCAGCGCGGATATCCGCCGGCACGCGTTCGAGCGCCATCACGGCGGTCGCTCCGGATTGCTCCGCAATCTTGGCTTGATCCGGCGTGGTCACATCCATGATCACGCCACCTTTCATCATTTCAGCCAGGCCGATCTTCAGCTCGTAGGACTGGGCGTCCTGTCGGCCCTCGTTGTTCTCGCTCATGGGGGGTTCCCTCCTTTGGGTTGATTCAGACGGGATCGAATCGATTCGAGCAAAGCGCTCGAGTCAGACGTGAACGTGCGCGCGCCGGGCCTTGCGGGCACCGAGCCGCTCGCGAACCAGCGCGCCCAACAAGGCGATACCGCGGCGGATCTCCTCCGGGTTCGAGAGCCCGATCGATAGCCGCATGCCGCGGGAGGCTCGCCCATCGTGCAGGAATTGAAAGCCGGGCGCGATCAGGACACCGGCGCGCAGTG is drawn from bacterium and contains these coding sequences:
- a CDS encoding 50S ribosomal protein L9, which codes for MAVKVILREDIARLGDAGDLVNVKPGYARNFLIPQGKAIFATAAKVKELEHHRRIIAENMAKQLKDLNAAKDRLEQLRLEVEAQAGEEGKLFGSVTTLQIAELVAAKGIEIDRRKIDLKEPIKELGDHEVPVKLHRDVIAKLKLKVTAATTPEA
- the pdxS gene encoding pyridoxal 5'-phosphate synthase lyase subunit PdxS, coding for MSENNEGRQDAQSYELKIGLAEMMKGGVIMDVTTPDQAKIAEQSGATAVMALERVPADIRAEGGVARMCAIQIIEGIQKEVSIPVMAKVRIGHFAEAQVLDALGVDFIDESEVLTPADDAHHIDKAPFRSPFVCGARNLGEALRRVGEGAAMIRTKGEAGSGNIVEAVRHLRQVNGDIRAIQALRVEELATQAKEMGAPVDLVRYVHEHGKLPVPNFAAGGIATPADAALCMSLGAEAVFVGSGIFKSEDPESRARACVHATTHWQEPAEVLNASRGLGKAMEGIEMETLDESERLANRGW
- the rpsF gene encoding 30S ribosomal protein S6; translation: MREYETTFIVQPEISDEGCAELLGRVDGVLEREGANRLLHDDQGKRRLAYEIRKFQKGRYVTTYYLDEGKAVAPLERVLRLDESVLRFLTVQRTDAVADVDARKAEAAEEERIRAERARERAEREAEEERARQAAAAAAPPPPEPAVAPESGEVEASADAAPADAPAEAAAESAPADAPAEAAASPAETSDAAAEPTEAPAETEPKTEETAG
- the pdxT gene encoding pyridoxal 5'-phosphate synthase glutaminase subunit PdxT encodes the protein MTPSVGILAIQGDVAAHARALGRAGARAVPVLREKDLDGLAALILPGGESTTISKGMDRLALWEPVREFAASGRPVLGTCAGAILLARAVQQHPVPTLGLLDAVAVRNAYGTQVDSFAAPVDDGAKEGLEGLRCVFIRAPQLEELGPEVETLARVEGRPVLIRQANLWAATFHPELTPDTRLHALLIS
- the rpsR gene encoding 30S ribosomal protein S18, whose product is MSDDPNAPRPPQTDSPRSDAPRGDGGYRSDGPRGGGGGDGGYRGGGGGGGFRRDGDRDGERRERGPMSVKARLRARARKKARKQKKSKGSMLRKKVCRFCADSNAEIDYKDPKGLRYFITETGKLIPSRISGNCAKHQRAVALGIKRSRQLALMPYAPHHGN